AAAGGGGCTGCCGACAGCCCAGACCGGCGTGCCGACTTCCGATTTGTCGCTGTCGCCCCAGCGAACGGGCAGCAGGCCATTGGCTTCGATTTTTAAGATCGCGATGTCGGTCAACGCGTCCATCCCCACAACCTCTGCCGAAACGCGGCGTCCGTCGCTGAGACCGACATGGATATCCGAACCCCCTTCGATCACGTGATAGTTGGTCAGGACAAAGCCTTGGTCGTCGACGATCACGCCGCTCCCTTGATCGCCTGGCAATTCCATCCCCGACCCGCGGCGGATGGCGACGGCAAGTTCGCGTTCCTGTTCGGTTAGGTCGCGTTCGACGTCGATGTGGACGACGCTAGGGCCAACGCGTTGGGTGACCATTTGATAGGCTTGTGCTAGCGAATTCATCGAGACATTTCGCAGCCCCTCGCCGCTCGATTCATATTCGGCTCGCAGTTCCCCTCGATGCCATGCGTACCGGATCTCTTCGACCAGCGTCGGGACCAGGAAGCGGGTGGCCAGCAGCAGAACGCCCAGCATCACCAGGCTGACCAATGCTTGGGCCGCACCGGGGCTGGAGGATTGGTTCCGCAGTGGAGGGATTTCTTTCGGTGGTTTCGGCGAAGGTGTAGACTGGGGCCAGGCGTCCGCGGGACGCGAATATTCGGCCGGTTCGACGTCGAAATCCAGGTGATTCATCGCTTCACACCTCAACCAAACGGTTTGGGGCTGCTGAATAGGAGAAGATTGCCGATCCGCGAGCGAATCGCCTTGCGTCTCATTGTAACGAAATCTTTAGCCCGCGACATAAAAAGTGGCCAATCCGCCGAAGCCTCACTTTTTCCCTCCCCCCTCCAGCGCCGATCGTAACGGTTTGGTTGCCATTGACCCCCGGTTCGATCGACCGCGGATGTTGGACGCCTATCGGCACGGAATTTTCCCCTGGCCGTGCCGTTGGGCCGACCAGTGGTTTGTCGGTTGGCACAGCCCCGATCCGCGAGCGATCCTGCCTCTGGATGACGTGCGGATTCCCAAGCGTTTGCTGCGGAAATTGCGAGCTGGACACTTCCGTTTCCGTTGGAACAGCTGTTTCGACAGCGTGTTGGAACATTGCGCCAGCGTGGGGGATCGCAAGGAAAATGCTTGGCTGTGCCCCGATTTGCTCGACGCGATCTCGTCGCTGCATCGATCTGGCGACGCCCACTGCATCGAGGTCTACGACCGCGACGGAACCCTCTGCGGTGGACTGTATGGGATCGCCGTTGGAGCTGCGTTTTCGGCCGAATCGATGTTCCATCTGCAGAGCGATGCGTCGAAGGCGGCGGTCTGTGGGCTGGTCGCGGTCTTGCGCCATGCCGGCTTTGAATTGATGGACATTCAGCAAACCTCGCCCCATTTGCTCGCCTTTGGCGCTGTCGAAATCGATCGCTGCGATTATCTTGTAGCTCTCCAGCGGGCGCTGGGCAAACAGCCGTCGTGGCCCGCGACGACCGAACATCCGATCCCCATCGACCGGATTGGCGCGGAGGATTGAGCGGCGGTGATATCCGATCGCCCCCCCCTGCCCTGCCCCGTTTTGTATTTGAACCCAACTTGCGAGCCGAACAAGACTTATGACCAGCGAACTACGACAGCGAATCTATCAACAACTTGCCAGCGTCGAACTGATCGACCCGCATACGCACATCAACCCATTGGATGCCGGTTCGCATACGCTGGTCGATATCTTGGGTTACCACTACTACACCGAATTGGCCCACTCGGCCGGCATGCCACGCGAGCAGATCGAAGATCCCGCGATCTCGGCGAAGGAGAAAGTGGGCCGACTGATCGAAGGCATTGGCCCGATCGACAACACAATCCAATACAGTTGGTTGATCGATATTTGCCAGCGGTTCTTCGGTTTCGAAGGCGACCGTTTGGACGCGTCGAACTGGGAGGCGTTGTTTGATTCGTCGGAGGCGCAGATGGCCGACGCGGGTTGGAGCGACGAGGTGCTGCGACGCAGCAACGTCAAGTCGGTCTTTTTGACCAACGATTTCGACGACCCCTTGGCCGGCTTCGACACCGCTAAATATGTTCCTTGCCTGCGGACCGACGATCTGGTTTTCCATCTTGGCAAACCCGAGGTGCGGCAGCGATTGGAAGCCGCGACAAAAGTCTCGGTTGGCAGTTGGACCGAATTGCGGGAAGCGATCGGCGTGCTGTTCGAACACTTTACGACGAACAACGCCCGCGCGTGTGCGATCTCGATTCCTCCATCGTTTGCTCCCGAACCGGTTTCCGACGGCCGCGTCGAAACGGCGCTGGATGCCGTGCTAAAGGATGGCGTCAATTCCGACGAAAGCCATCTGCGGGCGCTCAGCCACCGCATCTTCTGGACCTTGGCCGAGATGTGCGACCAATACGAATTGCCTTTCGATCTGATGATCGGCGTCAATCGTGGCGTCTACCCAACGGGCGTCTTCCAGGGGCAAGACCTCTACGACAGCCGCGTCTCGTTGATCCAGTATCAACAACTGTTGAACGCCTTCCCGCGGGTCACCTTCCCGATCAGCGTTTTGGCGAGCGTCACCAACCAGGAACTGGCCAGCTACGCTTGGATCTTCCCTAACGTTGTCACCAACGGACACTGGTGGTACAGCAACACGCCAAGCATCATCGAACGCGACGCAGCGCATCGCTTGGAAGCGGTTCCGCGAACCAAGCAGATCGGATATTACAGCGACGCCTACAAGCTGGAGTTTGTCGCACCGAAGTTCGACATGTATCGCAAGATCTTGGCCAAGGTGTTGGAGCAGTATTACGTGATCGATCGATCGTGGAGCGAAGAGCGAGCTGTCGAGTTCGGCACGCAAGTCCTGCGCGGCAACGTCGAGACGACGTTCAAGATCTCGTAGACAGCTGGCTTCTTCTTCACATTCCCGGCTGCGCTGAGCGGGTGAAGTTGCGCAGCCCTTCACCCTCCCTCAAACGAAGTTTGAAAGGGAGGGTCGAACGAGCGAAGCAAAGTTCGGGGAGGGGAGTCCGTGATGCAATTCCTCGCCGTTTGATCCTGGCGGTAGGCCCTCCCCGAAAAACT
Above is a genomic segment from Rosistilla ulvae containing:
- the aat gene encoding leucyl/phenylalanyl-tRNA--protein transferase; amino-acid sequence: MLDAYRHGIFPWPCRWADQWFVGWHSPDPRAILPLDDVRIPKRLLRKLRAGHFRFRWNSCFDSVLEHCASVGDRKENAWLCPDLLDAISSLHRSGDAHCIEVYDRDGTLCGGLYGIAVGAAFSAESMFHLQSDASKAAVCGLVAVLRHAGFELMDIQQTSPHLLAFGAVEIDRCDYLVALQRALGKQPSWPATTEHPIPIDRIGAED
- a CDS encoding S1C family serine protease; the encoded protein is MNHLDFDVEPAEYSRPADAWPQSTPSPKPPKEIPPLRNQSSSPGAAQALVSLVMLGVLLLATRFLVPTLVEEIRYAWHRGELRAEYESSGEGLRNVSMNSLAQAYQMVTQRVGPSVVHIDVERDLTEQERELAVAIRRGSGMELPGDQGSGVIVDDQGFVLTNYHVIEGGSDIHVGLSDGRRVSAEVVGMDALTDIAILKIEANGLLPVRWGDSDKSEVGTPVWAVGSPFGLDRTVTFGILSGKHRATKAGTRYQDFMQSDVAVNPGNSGGPLINSAGELIGINTAIVGETYRGVSFSIPSNVAKQVYERLRSSGYVNRGWLGVALDEVPESRRHGDDPLIRGALVRGLANGSSPARNAGILPDDIIIAFNSQPVRDMGALMRMVGDTTGGSTVSMEIYRGDSTRLLDVEIGMRPDDLKR